In one Culex quinquefasciatus strain JHB chromosome 2, VPISU_Cqui_1.0_pri_paternal, whole genome shotgun sequence genomic region, the following are encoded:
- the LOC6050448 gene encoding collagenase, with the protein MILRSCLVLLTVFHGNVYAAVNDVIPIPRYSIPHSLAFGKVINGKTAETGQFPWQVSIRAALDRSVTVCGGSLIAPQWILTAAHCAKDYTGFQIGFGSNLLNVPRLTMSAVSKIVHPEFDPVRLNNDVAVIKLPSPVPFSWEISPIQLPPLSYASKTFQNAAGVVSGFGRTSDASQSISALLKYETLRIISNAECSTVYGSSVIRNSTMCAVGWERTNQNVCQGDSGGPLVIEENGTYLQIGVVSFVSNRGCSTGDPSGYIRTASYLEWIAQQTGVMLRT; encoded by the exons ATGATTTTAAGAAGTTGTCTCGTTCTGCTGACAGTGTTCCACGGCAACGTCTACGCCGCAGTT AACGATGTGATTCCTATCCCTCGGTATAGCATTCCGCACAGTTTGGCTTTTGGTAAGGTCATCAATGGCAAGACCGCTGAAACCGGGCAGTTCCCGTGGCAGGTTTCGATCCGGGCCGCGCTGGACCGATCCGTTACGGTTTGCGGTGGGTCGTTGATCGCTCCCCAGTGGATTCTTACGGCAGCGCACTGTGCCAAGGATTACACCGGCTTCCAGATTGGATTTGGTTCTAATTTGCTGAACGTTCCTCGGTTGACGATGTCCGCCGTTTCGAAGATCGTGCATCCGGAGTTTGATCCCGTTCGGTTGAACAATGACGTGGCGGTTATTAAGCTTCCCTCGCCGGTTCCGTTCAGCTGGGAAATCTCACCGATTCAGCTGCCGCCATTGAGCTATGCTTCGAAAACGTTCCAGAATGCGGCCGGTGTAGTGTCCGGATTTGGACGGACTTCCGACG CTAGTCAATCGATCTCCGCTCTGCTCAAGTACGAAACGCTGAGAATCATCTCCAACGCGGAATGTTCAACCGTGTACGGCTCATCGGTCATCCGGAACTCAACGATGTGTGCCGTTGGTTGGGAACGCACTAATCAGAACGTTTGCCAGGGAGATTCGGGAGGACCGTTGGTGATCGAAGAGAACGGGACGTACCTCCAAATCGGAGTGGTGTCGTTTGTTTCGAACCGTGGCTGTAGCACCGGAGATCCGTCCGGGTACATCCGGACGGCCTCGTATCTGGAGTGGATCGCGCAGCAAACGGGAGTTATGTTGAGGACTTAA